From Lolium perenne isolate Kyuss_39 chromosome 5, Kyuss_2.0, whole genome shotgun sequence, a single genomic window includes:
- the LOC127300439 gene encoding uncharacterized protein: protein MVDSDDDYFFKNFIDTSSDEDSDDEFFTDAALIIHDHIVSQIPVHRGSLPGRAAALDRKRERGHDQLFTDYFQPKALYTPALFRRRFRMSRPLFRRIMDGVKLYDDYFHAKVDAIGKVGLSSYQKCTAAIRMLAYGVAGDFVDEYTRMSESTGLEAMYRFCRAVIGSFGEQYLRQPNAEDTARLLSINASRGFPGMLGSIDCMHWEWKNCPFGWQGAYSGHSEGCTVILEAVASQDTWIWHSFFGMAGSHNDINVLQRSPVFDRLAYGQSPDVDFEINGHHYTKGYYLADGIYPPWATLVKTIRKPNSEQEARFAKEQEAARKDVERAFGILQARWAIVRHPARAWDVQTLWEVMTACVIMHNMIVEVERDDSLYDNDWEGQGELVTPQRGPASFQEVLHAHHEIRDLAVHNQLQADLIEHVWQHVGNNAANNDDEGNPEA from the coding sequence atggtggacagcgacgacgactacttcttcaagaacttcatcgacacgtcgtccgacgaggactcggacgacgaatttttcacggatgctgcgctgatcatccacgatcacattgtctcgcagatccccgtgcaccgggggtccttgccggggcgcgccgccgccttggaccgcaaaagagaacgcggccacgacCAGCTCTTCACCGATTACTTCCAACCCAAGGCATTGTACACGCCGGCCTTGTTTCGCCGTCGTTTTCGGATGTCCAGACCGTTGTtccgccggataatggatggcgtcaagctctacgacgactacttccacgcgaaagtggatgcaattggcaaggtaggcctctcttcgtaccagaaatgcacggcagcgattaggatgcttgcatatggtgttgccggtgatttcgtagatgagtacacgcgcatgagtgagtctaccggcttggaagcgatgtacaggttttgcagagctgtgatcggttcgttcggagaacagtacctccggcaacctaatgcagaggacacagctcgtctgttgtcaatcaacgcttccagggggtttcctgggatgcttggcagcatagactgcatgcactgggagtggaagaactgcccctttggttggcagggggcatacagtggccattctgaggggtgcacagtcattcttgaagctgttgcttcacaggatacatggatttggcactcattcttcggaatggctggctcgcacaatgacatcaatgtgcttcagcgctctccggtgtttgataggctagcgtacggtcagtcccctgatgtggattttgagatcaatggccaccactacaccaaggggtactaccttgctgatggtatctatccaccttgggctacacttgtgaagacaatccgaaaacccaactcagagcaggaggcaaggtttgccaaagagcaggaggcagcccggaaagatgtcgagcgggcgtttggcatcctccaagctcgttgggctatcgtcagacaccctgccagagcctgggatgtgcaaactctgtgggaggtgatgaccgcatgtgtaatcatgcataacatgattgttgaggtagagcgggatgattcactctatgataatgactgggagggccagggagagttggttactcctcaacgtggcccggcatcattccaggaagttcttcatgcacaccatgaaattcgagatctagctgtacacaaccagctgcaggcagatttgatcgagcacgtctggcagcatgtaggcaacaatgctgcaaacaacgatgatgaaggaaatccggaagcctag